A window of the Janthinobacterium agaricidamnosum NBRC 102515 = DSM 9628 genome harbors these coding sequences:
- a CDS encoding toxin co-regulated pilus biosynthesis Q family protein: MQVTSFWRSRQLAILLLLAGAAIRSQAADPLPPVGWTLPVLGVPGGALYGRAMPAASSAGADAQEEDCIEDEPAPVRAAPFAAAMAQPAAPGATPAASATLPAVVTASVATPVVSPEWRILASDKTLNATFKRWAAAANWQLLWEVPVDYAVDSDTTIPGSFEKAVETVAKSMESAEVPMKVIFYQGNHVLRVVEKGTEQ; encoded by the coding sequence ATGCAAGTCACATCTTTTTGGCGATCGCGCCAACTGGCGATACTGCTGTTACTGGCCGGCGCCGCGATCCGCTCGCAAGCCGCCGATCCCTTGCCGCCAGTGGGCTGGACCTTGCCGGTGCTGGGCGTACCGGGCGGCGCCCTGTACGGCCGTGCGATGCCTGCCGCGTCTTCCGCCGGCGCCGATGCGCAGGAAGAGGATTGCATCGAAGATGAACCGGCGCCGGTCCGTGCCGCGCCGTTCGCCGCGGCCATGGCGCAACCTGCCGCGCCGGGCGCCACGCCCGCCGCATCCGCCACCCTGCCTGCCGTCGTGACTGCCTCGGTGGCGACGCCGGTGGTGTCGCCCGAATGGCGCATCCTGGCCAGCGACAAGACCCTGAATGCGACGTTCAAGCGCTGGGCGGCGGCCGCCAACTGGCAATTGCTGTGGGAAGTGCCGGTCGATTATGCGGTCGACAGCGACACCACCATACCAGGCAGTTTCGAGAAGGCGGTCGAGACGGTCGCCAAGAGCATGGAATCGGCCGAAGTGCCAATGAAAGTCATTTTCTACCAGGGTAACCACGTCTTGCGTGTCGTCGAAAAAGGGACAGAACAATGA